The following are from one region of the Roseimicrobium gellanilyticum genome:
- the holA gene encoding DNA polymerase III subunit delta: MPPKKSAASAASNFIAVLGTDEALMKEAAIRLSRELSPPDAGDFGVDIIEGIAESAEHCAQIVRRSLDALQTLPFFGGGKLVWLKNANFLADSQVGKTNAATEGMETILDYVEQQLPPEVKFLLSASAVDKRRSAYKRIQKLADLRTFDKPDTSKTGWEDEVIPLVERRARDLGITFDNDAIEMLVHLAGEDTRQLDSEVEKLSLFLGERTRVTVEDVRLLVPLNRAGVIFELGNAMGKRDLRRALELVRTLVYQGQSPIGILLAAIVPRVKSMLLAADLVARHPRLPRTAYPAFAAALDKLPASETSHLPKKKDGSGLNVYPVFLALGESSKYTAAELRAALQACLDANLKLVTTSIDPQLVLERFLVGMLSKPGQRKAA; encoded by the coding sequence ATGCCTCCCAAGAAATCCGCCGCCTCCGCCGCTTCGAACTTCATCGCCGTTTTGGGCACGGATGAAGCGCTGATGAAGGAGGCGGCCATCCGGCTCTCGCGGGAGTTGTCTCCCCCGGATGCAGGCGACTTCGGCGTCGATATCATCGAAGGTATCGCCGAGAGCGCGGAGCACTGCGCGCAAATCGTGCGCCGCTCCCTGGATGCCCTGCAAACGCTTCCATTCTTCGGCGGCGGCAAGCTGGTGTGGCTGAAGAATGCGAACTTCCTCGCCGACAGCCAGGTGGGCAAGACCAATGCTGCCACCGAGGGCATGGAGACCATTCTGGACTACGTGGAGCAGCAGCTTCCTCCCGAGGTGAAGTTCCTCCTCAGCGCCTCGGCCGTGGACAAGCGACGCAGCGCGTACAAGCGTATCCAGAAGCTCGCGGACCTGCGCACCTTCGACAAGCCGGACACGAGCAAGACCGGTTGGGAAGATGAGGTCATCCCTCTCGTGGAGCGCCGCGCTCGTGACCTTGGCATCACGTTCGACAATGATGCCATTGAGATGCTCGTCCATCTCGCGGGCGAAGACACCCGCCAGCTCGACAGCGAGGTGGAAAAGCTCAGTCTCTTCCTGGGAGAACGCACCCGCGTGACGGTGGAAGATGTGAGGCTTTTGGTGCCGCTCAATCGCGCCGGCGTGATCTTCGAGCTCGGCAATGCGATGGGCAAACGTGATCTGCGCCGCGCTCTCGAACTCGTCCGCACGCTGGTGTATCAGGGGCAGAGTCCCATCGGCATCCTGCTCGCGGCCATCGTCCCTCGCGTGAAGAGCATGCTGCTCGCGGCTGACTTGGTGGCACGTCATCCTCGTCTGCCGCGCACAGCCTATCCCGCCTTCGCTGCGGCACTGGACAAGCTTCCCGCTTCTGAAACCTCGCACTTGCCGAAGAAGAAGGATGGCAGCGGGCTGAATGTGTATCCTGTGTTCCTCGCACTCGGAGAGAGCTCCAAATACACCGCCGCCGAACTACGCGCCGCGCTGCAAGCATGTCTGGATGCGAACCTCAAGCTGGTGACCACCAGTATTGATCCGCAGCTGGTGCTGGAGAGATTCTTGGTAGGGATGCTCAGCAAGCCAGGTCAGAGGAAGGCGGCGTGA